The Devosia sp. MC521 genome segment CCTTGCCCATAATGGCGTGCTCTTTTTGGATGAATTGCCTGAATTTGCGCCCAATGTTTTGGATAGTCTGCGTCAGCCTCTGGAGAGCGGCGAAACAGTCATCGCCCGGGCAAATGCCCGCGTCACCTATCCTAGTCGCTTCCAACTCATTGCCGCTATGAACCCCTGTAAATGCGGTTACGCCGGAACGCCGGGTCATATTTGTAAGCGTGGCCCGGCCTGTGCCGGTGATTACCAGGCCCGTATCTCTGGGGACTGTTTACAACTTGCTCATTTGGGATTCTAGTTTGATTGCTTGGGGGTGATTTGCCGGAGGGTTTGAGATGGATTGTCCAGATTGTTCTAGCACTGCCACGGTCAAGCGCGGCCTCAAGGCGGGTTACCAGCGATTTAGCTGTAAGCAGTGTGGTCGGTACTTTACTGATCGCGCCCCTAAATTCAGCGCTGAGACAAAAGCGCAGGCCGTTCAGATGTATCTCAACGGCACCGGCATTCGGGCCATTGGGCGCGTCCTTTCGGCCTCCCCAGCCGCGGTCCTTAAATGGATCCGCAAGGAGCACGACATCTTGCAAGAGCGGATTGCGGCTCAGCGCGGTACGCCAGCGAGCGGGCCCGATATTATTGAGATGGACGAGATCTATACCTACGTCCAAAAAACAGCAGCGAGCGGTTATCTGGACCGTTTATAGCCGAAGACAGCGCCGCGTTGTTGCCCACCACATCGGTGACAAAGGCGTAGAAAGTGCGATCACGGCCTATCGCTTGGCCCTTCAGGCTGTGGGTGAGATCGGGGCCATCTTTACCGATGCCAACTCTTGTTACGCACTCGCTTTCAAGCGCAATGGCGTGACCGTGCCACATCTGGAAACAAAGGCGCAAACCCACCTGATTGAGTCCTCCAATTCCTCAATCAGGGACAATCTTGCGCGGTTCAATCGGCGGACAAAGCGCGTCTCCAAAACAGTGCAGATGCTCGAGATTACGCTCAATCTGTTCTTCAACAGACACCTCATAAGGAGTCCCAAATGAACAGTCCCGTATCTCTGGCCCTTTTCTGGATCGCATTGATATCCGCATTGATGTGCCAAGCGTATCGGCCGCCGAGATGATCGGTGCCGTCGGGGAGGCCGAGTCTTCGGCCGTTGTGGCTAGCCGTGTGGCACGGGCAAGAGAGTTTCAGCGCCAACGCTATGACGCCGCTGGACACCCTGAGGTCCTCACCAATGCGTCAGCCACGTCAACGCTGATCTAGCGACTTGTTGAGCCTGATCGGGAAAGTCAAAACTTGCTGCTGCAAGCGGCAGACCGGTTCAATCTTTCGGCTCGCGCCTATCACCGCGTTCTCAAAGTCGCGCGGACCTTGGCTGATTTGGCTAGTTCTGAAAAAGTCTCTCGTCCGCATATCGCCGAAGCGCTGAGCTATCGATTGATCTTTGAAACACGTTAGCGTTTAGGCCGATACAAAGCAGTTGTTTAAGCTTTGGCCTTACCAGTTGAGGCCCGGCAATAAGGACGAATTGAATGGCGAAAAAGCAGACGAGCAAGTTTCGCTATTTCTGCGTCGCAGCGCTGCTCTTGGCGCTCTGCTTTGGCCTTGTAACGTTCCGCCTGCCCTTCTGGGTCGCCGCACTGTATTTCGGCATGGGGCTCGTTAGTCTGGTGCTTTATGCCATCGACAAATCATCTGCGCGTGGGGGGCGTAGACGTATCCGGGAGCTGCATCTGCTGTTTGCGGACACAGCGTTTGGTATTCTGGGCGGGCTACTCGGGCAGCAATTGTTTCGGCACAAAACGCAAAAGCAGCTTTTTGCGGTGTCGGCGCTCGCACTTACCGCGTTCCATTTACTGGTTATTTTCGCTGTCATTGAGATGACACCAGGGCCGGTGCGCTCGCTCAACTAATGCCGTGTTTCACGTGAATCCAAAATTCCAAATCCGTGATTCACGTGGAACATCAGGTGTTCCCTTCGGTGTACTTCACATCGTGCTCCCACGAGGCGCGCCATTCCTTTTCGAGCTGACCCCGTCGCTTGCCGTAGCGTTCTTCGGTGAGCTGAAGGCTGACAATGCGATCCGTGCGGAAGTTTCGGAAGGCGTTGCGTAGCAGGCACCACGCTGCAATGGTTTGTTTTCCTTCGTAAAACGCGAGCCCGACAGGCCAGATCGTCCTTGAACTCGCGCGCGCCTGCTCATCTTGGTAGTCGATGATGACAGCGCGCTCCTGCCGCACAGCTTGGCGAATATCGCCGAGCACGGGCACGGGTTTTCTCTGGCCCCAAATGGCGACGGGCCAAAGAGCGGTGTCGCTGATCCGATCGCGCAAATCATCCGGCGACGCGGTCGCAATTTTTGCCAAGGCATTGCGCGCGGCTGCACCCAAGCCATCATCGGGTTGCGCCTCGACCCAGCGTGCGCCGAGGACGAGTGCCTCTAGCTCTTCGGGCGTGAACATGAGCGGTGGGAGGAAAAATCCGGGTTTCAGCATGTAGCCAATTCCCGCTTCGCCATCGATTGGGGCGCCCAGCCCAATAAGGGTTTGGATGTCGCGATAAAGCGTGCGCACAGAGACTTTTTGTTCCTGCGCCAAAGCAGCGGCAGTAACCGGCATACGGTGACGCCGCAAGGCGTCCATGATCGAGAAAAGTCGCTCGGTCTTATCCATAGAGGCGTTCCCATATTCCGCTCCTGAGCAGTGTGGCTCAGGAGCGTAACGAAGGGAACGCTCAAATCTTGTCAGCAGAGCACTGCGTTAGGAAATTTCGATTTCGCACCAGTGGCTGTACGGCTTGTCCGGACCGCAAATGATATTGGGGAAATGCGGGTTGTGCAGCGCGTCGGCTGGGCACTGGTCTTCTAGGCAGAAGCCAGAGTGCTTGCCGTACATCTTGCCCTCAAGGCCCGGCATTTTCATGTCGGTCCATACCGCATTGTAGAACTGCACGCCCGGACGATCCGACCACAATTTGAGGGTGAGGTCCTTGTCTGGCGAAACAACGGTTGCGAGCGGTTCGGAGAATTTTCTACCGTTATCAAGCACCAGCCCCATATCGTAATCGACCCCCGCGCCCTTTTCGTCGCGCATGGTGCGCGGCTTACGGAGATCGTAAATCGTGCCGCGCGAGGGGAGAATGGCGCCGGTTGGCGCCAGATCATCACCCAGGATCGTATAGGCGCTCGAGTTAATCTGAACGGTGTGGTCGAGGACCGTGTCGGTCGTGCCAAGATTGAAATACTGGTGCTGCACGAGGCTGATCGGCGTGTTGCGGTCCGTGGTGGCGCGAAGCTCCAACCGCAGGCGGTTTCCGATCAACGTATAGGTCGCATAAAAATTCACATTGCCCGGATAGCCCATGGCTCCATCGGGCGAGAAATGGCTGAAGCGAACCGAGTTGTTCGACGAATCAACTTGGCCCTGCCAGACCTGATGGCCCAAGCCATCGGTGCCGCCGTGCAGCTGTAGTTTGCCAACATTGGCTGCGAGTTGATAGGTCGTGCCATCGAGCTCGA includes the following:
- a CDS encoding aldose epimerase family protein; amino-acid sequence: MGVTVSQFGEIGGQRVDQFRLTSDTGVSVDIIGYGVSVRDWRVPVNGGERSVVLGFDNLEAYLDHGAHFGAIAGRVANRIKDASFELDGTTYQLAANVGKLQLHGGTDGLGHQVWQGQVDSSNNSVRFSHFSPDGAMGYPGNVNFYATYTLIGNRLRLELRATTDRNTPISLVQHQYFNLGTTDTVLDHTVQINSSAYTILGDDLAPTGAILPSRGTIYDLRKPRTMRDEKGAGVDYDMGLVLDNGRKFSEPLATVVSPDKDLTLKLWSDRPGVQFYNAVWTDMKMPGLEGKMYGKHSGFCLEDQCPADALHNPHFPNIICGPDKPYSHWCEIEIS
- a CDS encoding IS1 family transposase; amino-acid sequence: MDCPDCSSTATVKRGLKAGYQRFSCKQCGRYFTDRAPKFSAETKAQAVQMYLNGTGIRAIGRVLSASPAAVLKWIRKEHDILQERIAAQRGTPASGPDIIEMDEIYTYVQKTAASGYLDRL
- a CDS encoding YafY family protein, which translates into the protein MDKTERLFSIMDALRRHRMPVTAAALAQEQKVSVRTLYRDIQTLIGLGAPIDGEAGIGYMLKPGFFLPPLMFTPEELEALVLGARWVEAQPDDGLGAAARNALAKIATASPDDLRDRISDTALWPVAIWGQRKPVPVLGDIRQAVRQERAVIIDYQDEQARASSRTIWPVGLAFYEGKQTIAAWCLLRNAFRNFRTDRIVSLQLTEERYGKRRGQLEKEWRASWEHDVKYTEGNT
- a CDS encoding DUF1294 domain-containing protein, which encodes MAKKQTSKFRYFCVAALLLALCFGLVTFRLPFWVAALYFGMGLVSLVLYAIDKSSARGGRRRIRELHLLFADTAFGILGGLLGQQLFRHKTQKQLFAVSALALTAFHLLVIFAVIEMTPGPVRSLN